The nucleotide window CGGGGCTCCCCCCGCCGGGGTGTGCGCGTGGTCCTTCCGCAATCAGGCGGTCTTGGCGACGTTGGCGGCCTGCTTGCCCTTCGGCCCGTCCACGACGTCGAACTCCACCTGCTGGCCTTCGCTCAGCGTCTTGAAGCCCTCGCCCTGGATCGCCGAGTAGTGGACGAAGACATCCGGCCCATCACTGCGCGAGATGAAGCCGTAGCCCTTCGCGTCGTTGAACCACTTCACGGTTCCCGTGCTGCGCACTGCGCTCTCCCCCCCTTCCTGTCTGGAACTGTCGGGGTCCTGTGGCCCCGAGCTGGCCCGGCCCCTGTGCGGACCGGTTCGACCCACAAAAAAAACCGCAAGAGCGTCAAGGTGCCCGGCTCTTGCGGTCTCGCCGTACCCTTCCTCTGCTCCTGTCGAAGTTGCGACCAAAACAGCCGAGAAAGTAGAGCAGCCGGGGGGAAGCTGTCAAGCAGATTCTTTGCCCGGCCAGGATTCCCGCGGCGGCGCCCGGGACGCCCGGCAGACCTGCTACCGACGCGGCGCCCCTCCGGCGGGCCGGGGGAGCCGGAGGGGGGCGACCCG belongs to Candidatus Methylomirabilis sp. and includes:
- a CDS encoding cold-shock protein; the protein is MRSTGTVKWFNDAKGYGFISRSDGPDVFVHYSAIQGEGFKTLSEGQQVEFDVVDGPKGKQAANVAKTA